In a genomic window of Tachysurus vachellii isolate PV-2020 chromosome 13, HZAU_Pvac_v1, whole genome shotgun sequence:
- the tcirg1b gene encoding T cell immune regulator 1, ATPase H+ transporting V0 subunit a3b, with product MGSMFRSEEVCLVQLFLQSGAAYNCVSELGELGIVEFRDLNPNVNAFQRKFVNDVRRCEELEKTFAFLEQEITRSISPSLRSPLQEALLSPPAPQPRELLIIEEESERLSRELREVSRNRDSIRAQLTQLCQYRGVLTQMHFLTASQTAAPPSFDQVGLADNRQDVRLSFVAGVVHPWKVPAFERLLWRACRGYIIVDFREMDEKLEHPESGEMVQWTIFLISFWGDQIGQKVKKICDCFHTQTFPYSESQAEREQVLNGLKTRIEDIKSVMNETEQYLQQLLMRAVAVLPQWRVRVQKCKAIQMVLNLCSPSVTEKCLIAEAWCPVSQLPALQSALREGGRISGSNVDSFYNRLPASTSPPTLFPTNAFTAGFQNIVDAYGVASYREVNPALYTIITFPFLFAVMFGDVGHGLLMTLAALWMVCEEKDPKFRNSSNEIWSMMFGGRYLILLMGLFSIYTGAIYNECFSRGLVAFHSSWHVRPHAEFYNWTDETFRTNPYLTLDPNVTGVFTGPYPFGIDPIWGMASNHLTFLNSYKMKMSVIIGIIHMTFGVCLSFFNYLHFREISSVFLVLIPELFFMLCLFGYLIFMVIFKWVVYGPKNSSTAPSILIHFIDMFLFTENKANQELYSYQMTVQKILVVLAVCSVPVLLLGKPIHEYMTFKRKKRQAGSRGERRPLLAENGPINAQQDELETKPEKEEEEFDAANVFMHQAIHTIEYCLGCISNTASYLRLWALSLAHAQLSEVLWVMVMSKSFSTTSYVGSVIMIFVFAFFAILTVAILLIMEGLSAFLHALRLHWVEFQNKFYSGAGYKLCPFAFASLISFSSTN from the exons ATGGGCTCCATGTTCCGCAGTGAGGAGGTGTGCCTGGTGCAACTCTTCCTGCAATCCGGTGCAGCCTACAACTGTGTCAGTGAGCTGGGAGAGCTGGGTATTGTCGAGTTTAGAGAT CTGAATCCGAATGTGAACGCGTTTCAGAGGAAATTTGTCAACGATGTGAGAAGATGCGAGGAGCTTGAGAAGACTTTCG CGTTTCTGGAGCAGGAGATCACAcgctccatctctccatcactgCGCTCACCGCTTCAGGAAGCCCTGCTCAGCCCCCCGGCACCGCAGCCCAGAGAACTTCTCATTATCGAAGAGGAGAGTGAGCGTTTATCTCGGGAGCtcagagag GTTTccagaaacagagacagtaTCCGGGCTCAGCTGACTCAGCTGTGTCAGTACAGAGGAGTGTTAACTCAGATGCACTTCCTCACAGCCTCTCAG ACAGCGGCACCTCCCTCGTTTGACCAAGTGGGTTTAGCAGATAACAGGCAGGACGTGAGGCTCAGCTTTGTGGCTGGCGTTGTGCACCCATGGAAGGTACCAGCCTTCGAGAGGCTGCTCTGGCGTGCCTGCCGTGGTTACATCATTGTGGACTTTCGAGAAATGGACGAAAAGCTGGAGCATCCAGAAAGT GGTGAAATGGTTCAATGGACTATCTTCCTCATCTCCTTTTGGGGGGATCAGATTGGACAGAAGGTGAAGAAGATCTGTGATTG CTTCCACACACAGACGTTCCCATATTCAGAGAGccaggcagagagagagcaggtacTGAACGGACTCAAGACCAGAATCGAAGACATCAAATCA GTGATGAACGAGACAGAACAGTACCTGCAGCAGTTGCTAATGCGTGCTGTGGCTGTTTTGCCGCAGTGGCGTGTGCGGGTGCAGAAGTGTAAAGCCATTCAGATGGTGCTGAATCTCTGCAGCCCCTCAGTCACTGAGAAGTGCCTGATTGCTGAGGCATGGTGCCCAGTTAGCCAGCTTCCTGCTCTACAAAGTGCCCTACGTGAAGGGGGG agAATCAGCGGTAGCAATGTTGATTCATTTTACAATCGTTTGCCTGCTAGCACCTCTCCTCCTACCCTCTTCCCCACTAACGCTTTCACTGCAGGCTTCCAGAATATTGTAGATGCTTACGGAGTAGCCAGCTATAGAGAGGTCAACCCAG CACTCTACACCATCATTACATTTCCATTCCTGTTTGCGGTGATGTTTGGGGATGTGGGGCACGGCCTTCTCATGACCCTCGCTGCTCTCTGGATGgtgtgtgaggaaaaggacCCCAAATTTAGGAACAGCTCAAATGAG ATCTGGAGTATGATGTTTGGAGGACGCTATCTGATCCTGTTGATGGGACTTTTCTCCATCTACACCGGTGCCATATACAATGAGTGCTTCAGCAGAGGCCTCGTTGCCTTCCATTCTTCATGGCATGTTAGGCCCCATGCAGAATTCTACAACTGGAC TGATGAGACTTTCAGGACAAACCCCTATCTCACACTGGATCCAAACGTTACTGGAGTATTTACTGGGCCTTATCCATTTGGCATTGATCCG ATTTGGGGAATGGCTAGTAACCATCTGACGTTCCTTAACTCCTATAAGATGAAGATGTCTGTGATTATTGGAATCATCCATATGACGTTtggggtctgtctgtctttcttcaaCTATCT GCACTTCAGGGAGATAAGCAGTGTGTTTCTGGTGCTGATTCCCGAGTTGTTTTTCATGCTGTGTTTGTTTGGTTACCTGATCTTCATGGTGATTTTTAAATGGGTTGTTTATGGTCCTAAGAACTCAAGCACAGCACCCAGTATTCTCATCCACTTCATAGATATGTTCCTGTTTACAGAGAATAAAGCCAATCAGGAACTTTACAGTTACCAG ATGACGGTGCAGAAGATACTGGTGGTTTTGGCAGTGTGTTCAGTTCCTGTGCTGCTGCTGGGAAAGCCCATACATGAGTACATGACCTTCAAGAGGAAGAAACGCCAGGCTGGGTCAAGG GGTGAGAGGCGTCCTCTACTAGCAGAAAATGGCCCTATAAATGCTCAGCAAGATGAGCTTGAGACCAAAccagaaaaagaggaagag GAGTTTGATGCAGCCAATGTGTTCATGCACCAGGCCATCCATACCATAGAGTACTGTCTGGGCTGCATCTCCAACACTGCCTCTTACTTGCGTCTGTGGGCCCTCAGTCTTGCTCATGCCC AGCTGTCAGAAGTGCTTTGGGTGATGGTGATGAGCAAATCCTTCTCAACCACTAGCTATGTGGGAAGTGTTATCATGATATTCGTCTTTGCTTTTTTCGCCATCCTGACGGTAGCTATTCTTCTCATCATGGAAGGTCTTTCGGCTTTTCTGCATGCACTGCGTCTTCACTG GGTCGAATTTCAGAACAAGTTCTACAGTGGTGCAGGCTACAAGCTCTGTCCTTTTGCATTCGCCTCCTTGATCAGCTTCTCTTCAACCAACTGA
- the mrnip gene encoding MRN complex-interacting protein, producing the protein MVQEFHVLRCFSCQTFQVQQVKKIKKWTCKMCGEKQSLIKEYGRGTGAECRRHVQKLNSLRGELLEGENERTCTQWEKKEECEVQVGPEDETQIFEQKAQTQVVSRWSKYVQQKENGPGSEEDEHEEEVRANTDTAQGRQHKNLRRKRKKSFISGATCGRYTVDEDDDKDTAQYAAAKLPSQTRRNDGAFKSLLQVPCSSAGFPHASTSQRTDSLCAFPAASLGSKDISAYNDIHSQFTGANKQSSAVLNTKPQHSVPLNCSIPSFTHQQPSETMDSKWTRFLPSVCVEEDKDEGDLGDHAEYLDGNHAALALSPVMPVATVPLKNTGCMSSGGGEGALLDKVFGVEKVTGFETLTHCMKGNPNSKSPTITSRPVGSQKPVCVQPVPIKRPCPAFSFSTLFHTDEDFDDTY; encoded by the exons ATGGTGCAAGAGTTTCACGTACTGAGGTGTTTTTCCTGCCAAACATTTCAAGTACAACAG GTCAAAAAGATCAAAAAATGGACATGCAAGATGTGCGGGGAAAAACAGTCACTTATAAAA GAATACGGCAGAGGTACAGGTGCGGAGTGTAGGAGGCACGTACAGAAGCTGAATTCATTGCGTGGAGAGCTGCTAGagggagaaaatgaaagaaccTGCACTCAGTG GGAGAAAAAGGAGGAGTGTGAAGTTCAAGTCGGCCCTGAAGACGAGACTCAAATTTTCGAGCAAAAG GCACAGACACAGGTTGTAAGCCGCTGGAGTAAATATGTGCAGCAgaaagagaatggtccaggaagtgAGGAGGATGAGCATGAGGAGGAAGTGAGAGCTAACACAGACACAGCTCAGGGCCGTCAGCATAAAAACCTCAG gagaaaaaggaagaaaagcttTATTTCAGGGGCCACTTGTGGACGGTACACTGTTGATGAAGACGACGACAAGGACACTGCTCAGTATGCTGCGGCAAAACTGCCCTCTCAG ACTCGTCGTAATGATGGAGCTTTCAAATCATTGCTTCAAGTACCATGCTCTTCAGCAGGATTCCCACATGCCAGTACAAGCCAGAGAACTGATAGTCTTTGTGCTTTTCCAGCTGCATCACTGGGTTCAAAAGACATTAGTGCATATAATGATATACATTCCCAGTTCACTGGTGCAAATAAGCAGTCCTCTGCTGTGTTAAACACCAAGCCTCAGCATTCAGTTCCCTTAAATTGTTCCATTCCATCATTCACTCATCAACAGCCAAGTGAAACTATGGACTCCAAGTGGACCCGATTTCTTCCATCTGTCTGTGTTGAAGAAGACAAGGATGAGGGAGACCTTGGTGATCATGCTGAGTATTTGGATGGAAATCATGCAGCATTGGCTCTGAGCCCAGTGATGCCTGTAGCCACAGTTCCACTTAAAAACACAGGCTGTATGAGCAGTGGAGGAGGTGAAGGAGCTCTATTGGATAAGGTGTTTGGTGTAGAAAAAGTGACTGGTTTTGAGACACTGACTCACTGTATGAAGGGAAATCCTAACTCTAAAAGTCCTACCATCACATCAAGGCCTGTTGGCTCTcaaaagcctgtgtgtgttcagccaGTACCTATTAAAAGACCATGTCCTGCCTTCTCTTTCAGCACATTATTTCATacagatgaggactttgatgacACATATTAA
- the sqstm1 gene encoding sequestosome-1 — protein MSVTVKAYLLGKEDCHKEIRRFAIDHDVSTSFEYLSRKLVDVFSNLQNVAFQTYYKDEDDDMIAFSSDDELMMGLTMVKDATFRIFIKEKKEHKRDFPHHMDQGFPVHPPPGPHHMGPPGHPPMGPPPHHLSLVHLGVTCDGCEGQVIGTRFKCTVCPNYDLCLTCQAKGLHKEHALLPIFHPLANMYEWLPRGKLLRKMRHCMWAGAQAQAHVQAQAQNQAQPGSSGGQPSSQQANSQEAQAQTEASCAQTNVEYLKNIGEGVAALLSPLGIDVDIDVEHEGKKAKVTPTPPVSSGPPSGRSDGSSGGISKGAAGSPSSVGSTGDAAKMVLLDQKEKSNDEEWTHLSSKEVDPSTGELQSLRMEVDGANDNPSPLSHSSTLNQGPSGLREAALYPHLPQDADPRLVESLSQMLSMGFSDEGGWLTRLLHTKNYDIGAALDTIQYAKAPGQRK, from the exons ATGTCGGTGACAGTGAAAGCTTATCTCCTCGGAAAAGAGGACTGTCACAAGGAGATCCGTCGCTTCGCCATCGATCACGACGTGTCCACAAGTTTCGAGTACTTGAGTCGCAAACTGGTCGATGTTTTCTCAAACCTCCAAAATGTCGCCTTCCAAACGTACTACAAAG ATGAGGATGACGATATGATCGCCTTTTCTTCTGATGATGAGCTTATGATGGGACTGACTATGGTGAAGGACGCTACCTTCCGCATTTTCATCAAGG aaaaaaaggagCACAAGCGTGACTTCCCACATCATATGGACCAAGGGTTCCCTGTCCATCCTCCTCCAGGACCACATCACATGGGTCCTCCAGGACACCCTCCTATGGGtccacctcctcatcacctatCCCTGGTTCACCTTGGTGTGACTTGTGATGGTTGTGAGGGACAAGTGATTGGGACCCGCTTCAAGTGCACTGTGTGCCCCAATTATGACCTGTGCCTCACCTGCCAGGCCAAGGGCCTTCACAAGGAACATGCTCTCCTGCCCATTTTTCACCCCTTGGCTAATATGTATGAG TGGTTACCCCGTGGCAAACTTTTGCGCAAGATGAGGCACTGCATGTGGGCTGGGGCTCAGGCTCAGGCTCATGTGCAGGCTCAGGCTCAAAACCAGGCCCAGCCTGGTTCATCTGGTGGCCAGCCCAGCTCCCAGCAGGCTAACTCTCAGGAAGCCCAAGCTCAAACtg aAGCCTCATGTGCCCAGACCAATGTGGAGTACCTGAAAAACATTGGAGAAGGTGTGGCTGCCTTGCTAAGCCCCCTTG GCATTGACGTGGACATTGATGTAGAACACGAGGGCAAGAAGGCCAAAGTGACACCAACTCCTCCTGTATCAAGTGGACCCCCTAGTGGCCGGAGTGATGGTAGCTCTGGAGGCATTTCTAAGGGGGCAGCTGGAAGTCCAAGCAGTGTAGGGAGTACAGGTGATGCGGCAAAG ATGGTTTTGCTGgaccaaaaggaaaaaagtaatgATGAGGAGTGGACCCATCTGAGCTCAAAGGAAGTGGACCCATCTACAGGTGAGCTCCAGTCACTGAGGATGGAGGTGGATGGAGCAAATGATAACCCTAGTCCTCTCAGCCACAGCTCCACTTTAAACCAAGGACCTAGTGGTCTACGTGAGGCTGCCCTCTATCCACATCTGCCTCAAG ACGCAGACCCTCGGTTGGTGGAATCTCTGTCCCAGATGCTGTCCATGGGCTTTTCAGATGAAGGTGGATGGCTGACCAGGCTGCTCCACACCAAGAATTACGACATTGGAGCTGCTCTGGACACCATCCAGTATGCCAAAGCCCCAGGTCAACGGAAGTGA